Proteins from a single region of Gossypium arboreum isolate Shixiya-1 chromosome 1, ASM2569848v2, whole genome shotgun sequence:
- the LOC108481684 gene encoding probable disease resistance protein At4g27220, with protein MELVGPICEVLKCLGDPTCTYIEHHRKLEERKNDLLAKQRQLNAMKSDVELRIKAVFRWGRRVRQEVENWLLDVQVINDKIQNIEERMQNVSCFSRARLGKRIAQTVQQVEGIIERGSFTEALVIDNPSTAGVPFQLEHLEGETMVKEDIWNYLMSDEIGMIGVCGMGGIGKTTIMKHIHNQLLEETKALFDKIIWVTVSKELNIPKLQEKLANALNIVDLPESEPERVAELMEKLGQRRYVLILDDVWERFSLAEVGIPKPTSSNGSKLVLTSRSIEVCRSMDCKEVKVRPLSHEESMNLFLGHAGHGVLKVPSLKEILGNIVRECGGLPLAIAVIAGSMKGIYDVAEWRNALRELRDHVRSVKGTDVEIYERLKFSFDRLGDLKIQSCFLYCSLYPEDYIIPRKELVEYWIDEEFLGTGSRQELYDRGHTILNRLVDNSMLEKATDDVKMHDVMRDTALYIKSSGPRFMVKSGIGLKELPSKQEWGEDLEKVSIMMNNVSEIPPYLSPNCDLLSTLLLQKNRSLENISESFFQHMHRLSILDLSYTKIEQLPNSVSKLEKLKALVLRECHNLRYVPSLEKLEALRKLDLHRTAIEKVPEGLEMLSNLTYLNLCTQSLKTLPVAILPRLSCLQCLVLYVESSSVEMNGFDAARLTKLEIFEGRFTELIDFNAYTKFIQGQELTSYLLVMAPLKAKFKVNEGTKILMLRCHGVRDSGVSELAKIIIAKKGVQSVSCNLEKGQVKVVGQLDPFEIRKKLRKYRCLESLSVREKRRFPSLFRKKEVILCGCQIGKDPVVLPTDLMFLRIFQSHNVRSLSAISIFFQQANQLRVCSVEDCKGIESILDSSLSNSLCSPLENLECLWLERLDNLHVLIKLEAPLSISRSPPLLGIFSHLKSFVIKECPNMKQLFPFKLAHDLQNLEKLVVCDCVQMEEIISSEEENQEINTPMEFSLPKLRKLELKNLPELKSICSSNRTMVCNSLRNIEVSKCTNLKRMPLHIPLFQDTDQSVPSAHPLKVICIHPKKWWESVEWDYPNAKEVLLPWLVLI; from the exons ATGGAACTTGTAGGACCAATTTGTGAAGTGCTAAAGTGCTTAGGAGATCCTACATGTACATACATAGAGCATCACAGAAAACTTGAAGAAAGGAAGAATGATCTTCTTGCAAAACAACGCCAACTAAATGCTATGAAGAGTGATGTGGAGCTGAGAATAAAAGCAGTGTTTCGATGGGGAAGACGTGTAAGGCAAGAAGTAGAGAACTGGCTTCTAGATGTGCAAGTCATCAATGACAAAATACAGAACATTGAAGAAAGAATGCAAAATGTGTCTTGTTTTTCACGTGCACGCCTTGGAAAACGTATTGCCCAAACAGTTCAACAAGTGGAGGGAATTATTGAACGAGGTAGTTTCACTGAAGCTCTAGTAATTGATAATCCATCTACTGCTGGAGTGCCTTTTCAATTGGAACATTTAGAAGGTGAAACCATGGTGAAAGAAGACATTTGGAACTATTTGATGAGTGATGAAATTGGAATGATTGGAGTTTGTGGTATGGGCGGGATCGGGAAAACCACTATCATGAAGCACATACACAATCAACTATTGGAGGAGACTAAAGCTTTGTTTGATAAAATAATTTGGGTCACTGTTTCAAAGGAACTCAACATTCCCAAATTACAGGAAAAACTTGCAAATGCTCTGAATATTGTTGatcttccagaatctgaaccaGAGCGTGTAGCAGAACTAATGGAGAAATTGGGACAAAGAAGATATGTATTGATCTTAGATGATGTTTGGGAAAGGTTCTCTCTGGCAGAGGTAGGGATCCCTAAACCAACATCCAGCAATGGAAGTAAGTTGGTATTAACTAGTAGATCGATTGAGGTTTGTAGATCTATGGACTGTAAGGAAGTCAAAGTGCGTCCACTGTCCCATGAGGAGTCCATGAATTTGTTCTTGGGGCATGCTGGACATGGGGTTCTAAAGGTTCCATCTTTGAAAGAAATTTTGGGCAACATTGTTAGGGAGTGTGGTGGGTTACCCCTTGCCATAGCTGTAATAGCTGGGAGCATGAAGGGAATATATGATGTTGCGGAATGGAGGAATGCATTAAGAGAGTTACGAGACCATGTAAGAAGCGTGAAGGGCACAGATGTTGAAATATATGAGCGATTAAAATTCAGTTTCGATCGTTTGGGAGATTTGAAAATCCAAAGTTGTTTCCTTTATTGCTCACTATATCCAGAAGATTATATAATTCCAAGGAAGGAATTAGTAGAATACTGGATAGATGAGGAATTTCTGGGAACTGGGAGTCGACAAGAGTTGTATGATAGGGGTCATACTATATTAAATAGGCTGGTAGACAATAGTATGTTGGAAAAGGCTACAGATGATGTTAAGATGCATGATGTAATGAGAGATACAGCATTGTATATCAAAAGTTCTGGCCCCCGTTTTATGGTAAAATCTGGCATCGGACTAAAAGAATTACCAAGCAAGCAAGAATGGGGAGAAGATCTTGAAAAAGTTTCCATCATGATGAATAACGTATCAGAAATTCCTCCGTACTTGTCACCTAATTGTGACCTTCTTTCTACCTTATTATTGCAAAAGAACAGGTCCTTAGAAAATATTTCTGAATCGTTCTTTCAGCATATGCATAGACTCAGCATTCTAGATCTTTCTTATACCAAGATTGAGCAATTGCCCAATTCTGTGTCAAAATTGGAAAAGCTCAAAGCATTGGTGCTTCGTGAATGCCACAACTTGAGATATGTGCCTTCACTAGAAAAGCTTGAGGCTCTAAGAAAGTTGGACCTCCATCGTACAGCTATTGAAAAGGTGCCTGAAGGTTTGGAAATGTTATCAAATCTAACCTATCTTAATTTATGTACTCAAAGCTTAAAGACGTTGCCAGTTGCAATTCTACCTAGACTTTCTTGTCTGCAATGTTTGGTATTATACGTTGAATCAAGTAGTGTAGAAATGAATGGATTCGATGCTGCCAGATTAACGAAGCTAGAGATATTTGAAGGGAGATTTACTGAGTTGATAGACTTTAATGCCTACACCAAGTTTATACAAGGTCAAGAGCTCACTTCTTACTTGCTTGTCATGGCACCACTTAAAGCCAAGTTTAAAGTCAATGAGGGAACCAAAATATTAATGCTTCGGTGTCACGGTGTAAGAGACAGCGGAGTCTCGGAACTGGCGAAAATCATAATAGCAAAGAAAG GTGTGCAGTCTGTATCCTGTAATCTGGAAAAAGGACAAGTGAAAGTGGTTGGTCAGTTGGATCCTTTTGAAATCAGAAAAAAGCTGCGAAAATATAGATGTCTTGAGAGCTTGTCTGTGAGAGAAAAACGGAGGTTTCCGTCTCTTTTCCGCAAGAAGGAAGTAATTTTATGTGGATGCCAGATCGGAAAAGATCCAGTGGTTCTTCCAACTGATCTTATGTTTCTGAGAATTTTTCAATCCCACAATGTGAGAAGCTTAAGCGCTATCTCCATATTTTTCCAACAAGCAAACCAGTTAAGGGTCTGTTCAGTTGAAGATTGTAAAGGGATAGAATCCATTCTCGACTCGTCATTGTCGAACTCGCTGTGCAGTCCACTTGAGAACCTTGAGTGCTTGTGGCTTGAAAGGTTGGATAATTTGCATGTGCTTATTAAATTAGAAGCACCTCTTTCTATTTCTAGGTCACCGCCTCTACTAGGCATCTTTTCTCATCTTAAATCATTTGTGATTAAAGAATGCCCAAACATGAAGCAGCTCTTCCCATTTAAGCTAGCACATGACCTTCAAAACCTGGAGAAGCTGGTGGTTTGTGATTGCGTACAAATGGAGGAAATAATATCATCAGAGGAAGAGAATCAAGAAATAAACACTCCCATGGAATTCAGTCTTCCCAAATTAAGGAAGTTGGAATTGAAGAACTTACCAGAGCTAAAGAGCATATGCAGTTCTAATAGGACAATGGTATGCAATTCTCTTCGGAATATTGAAGTATCGAAATGTACGAATCTGAAAAGGATGCCTCTACATATTCCACTTTTCCAAGACACAGACCAATCAGTCCCTTCTGCTCATCCTCTCAAGGTAATCTGCATACATCCAAAGAAGTGGTGGGAATCAGTAGAGTGGGACTATCCAAATGCTAAGGAGGTTCTGCTACCTTGGTTGGTATTGATATAG
- the LOC108483429 gene encoding mitogen-activated protein kinase 19-like isoform X2 — MDFFTEYGDANRYRILEVIGKGSYGVVCAALDTHTGEKVAIKKIQDVFEHASDAIRILREVKLLRLLRHPDIVEIKRLMLPPSKREFKDIFVVFELMESDLHQVIKANDDLTREHHQFFLYQMLRAMKYMHTANVYHRDLKPKNILANANCKLKICDFGLARVAFSDTPTTVFWTDYVATRWYRAPELCGSFSSKYTPAIDIWSIGCIFAEVLTGKPLFAGKSVVHQLELITDLLGTPSAETISGVRNDKARKYLSEMSKKLPVPFSKKFPNADPLAVQLLQRLLAFDPKDRPTAAEALADPYFKGLAKIEREPSCQPISKLEFEFERRRLTKEDIRELLYREILEYHPQLLKDYINGNEGPNFLYPSAIGQFRKQFAYLEENGGRSAPVFPLERKHVSLPRSTVHSNTNTQSTSVLCENQRVKDEASRRETDTIAGYPKTAARPPPRVPSAKPGRIVGSVVPYENGKNTKDGFDSKIFYRHAVLPPQNISPHCFYRTTTKHQEKSGIQPQFTMVAKPAPGMVVDINNHLYYHPETKCDQLTDRLPIDAKLLHAQTQFGAVGAAAVAVAAHRNVGTVQYGLS, encoded by the exons ATGGACTTTTTCACTGAATATGGGGATGCAAACAGGTATAGGATTCTTGAAGTTATTGGGAAGGGAAGCTATGGAGTTGTTTGTGCAGCACTTGACACGCATACTGGGGAGAAAGTGGCAATAAAGAAAATACAAGATGTATTTGAGCATGCATCTGATGCTATAAGGATTTTACGAGAAGTCAAGCTGCTTAGACTTCTTAGACATCCTGATATAGTAGAAATTAAGCGATTAATGTTGCCACCATCAAAGAGGGAATTCAAAGACATATTTGTTGTTTTTGAGCTCATGGAGTCTGATCTTCACCAAGTCATAAAAGCTAATGATGATTTAACACGTGAACACCACCAGTTTTTCCTTTACCAAATGCTTCGTGCGATGAAATACATGCATACAG CTAATGTGTACCATCGTGACCTTAAACCGAAGAATATACTGGCAAACGCGAATTGTAAACTTAAAATTTGTGACTTTGGGCTAGCAAGAGTTGCATTCAGTGACACCCCGACTACAGTCTTCTGGACG GACTATGTTGCTACACGATGGTATAGGGCTCCTGAGCTGTGTGGATCTTTTTCTTCTAAG TATACACCTGCTATCGATATTTGGAGCATCGGCTGCATCTTTGCTGAGGTGTTGACAGGGAAGCCCCTATTTGCTGGAAAAAGCGTTGTTCATCAATTAGAATTGATCACCGATCTTTTGGGGACACCTTCAGCAGAAACCATATCTGGA GTTCGAAATGACAAAGCAAGAAAATACTTGTCAGAAATGTCGAAAAAACTCCCCGTTCCATTTTCAAAGAAATTCCCTAATGCAGACCCATTAGCAGTGCAGCTATTGCAGAGGCTGTTAGCATTTGATCCCAAGGACCGGCCAACTGCTGCGGAG GCATTAGCTGATCCTTACTTCAAAGGCTTGGCTAAAATTGAGAGGGAACCTTCTTGTCAGCCAATCTCGAAATTAGAGTTTGAGTTTGAGAGGCGAAGGTTGACAAAGGAGGACATTAGAGAATTGCTTTACCGGGAGATACTAGAATATCATCCTCAGCTGCTCAAAGACTATATAAATGGAAACGAAGGACCCAATTTTCTCTATCCAAG TGCCATTGGTCAATTCAGAAAGCAGTTTGCATACCTTGAGGAAAACGGTGGTAGAAGCGCACCAGTTTTCCCTCTGGAGAGGAAGCACGTGTCCCTCCCAAG GTCTACAGTTCATTCAAACACTAATACGCAGTCAACTTCGGTTTTGTGTGAGAACCAACGAGTTAAAGATGAGGCTTCCAGAAGGGAAACAGATACTATTGCTGGTTATCCGAAGACTGCTGCACGGCCACCGCCTAGGGTGCCATCAG CTAAACCAGGGAGAATCGTTGGATCTGTCGTACCATACGAGAACGGGAAAAACACTAAAGATGGTTTCGATTCTAAAATCTTTTACAGACACGCAGTACTTCCTCCGCAGAACATCTCCCCCCATTGTTTCTACCGAACCACCACCAAACATCAAGAGAAATCCGGAATACAACCTCAGTTTACTATGGTGGCAAAACCAGCCCCAGGAATGGTAGTCGACATTAACAACCACCTCTATTACCATCCAGAAACCAAGTGTGACCAATTAACTGATAGATTACCGATCGATGCAAAACTTCTACACGCACAAACCCAGTTTGGTGCAGTCGGTGCTGCTGCGGTGGCTGTAGCCGCCCACAGGAATGTTGGGACAGTTCAATACGGGTTGTCTTAA
- the LOC108482865 gene encoding E3 ubiquitin-protein ligase RZF1 isoform X2, with translation MYDNICCFQCDDFVNLNQINQNRRKASENEKKKMSLSPPRARVNGAAPGRNYRLYWCYHCHQSVRIASTNPSEIVCPRCFGRFVCEMEINRPRMVVDFTAFDPSPEARLLEALSLIMDPPIRLFSLGNSDSQESRGRPWLRRRNNLLESEGENRPLERLRRHRSRSLDGTDDREQEPESLGHPRTWIIVPPPGPFGLGQAGPTFPHETPGRPALDPRNFFSGPGLNELIDQLTQNDRPGVPPAPESTIDAIPTVKITESHLRNDSQCPVCKEEFKVGEEARELPCNHIYHSDCIVPWLRLHNTCPVCRHELPVSSTDEQSSNDCFSEPEVSSRRRGWRLRQLASNLWPFHWRHQRINPETYGTPVESRSQGCCIL, from the exons ATGTATGATAATATATGTTGTTTCCAATGTGATGATTTCGTAAACCTCAACCAAATCAATCAAAACAGGAGAAAAGCATCTGAAAACGAGAAGAAGAAGATGTCTCTAAGCCCACCTAGAGCAAGGGTCAATGGTGCGGCCCCTGGGAGGAACTACCGGCTTTACTGGTGCTACCACTGCCATCAATCTGTCCGGATTGCTTCTACAAATCCGTCGGAGATTGTCTGCCCTCGATGTTTTGGGCGGTTTGTTTGCGAGATGGAAATCAACAGGCCTAGGATGGTTGTTGATTTCACTGCTTTTGATCCATCCCCTGAAGCTCGTCTGTTGGAAGCACTCTCTCTTATTATGGATCCTCCTATCAGGCTATTCAGTCTTGGTAATTCTGATAGCCAAGAATCTCGGGGCAGGCCTTGGTTGAGACGTCGGAACAACTTACTAGAATCCGAAGGTGAAAATCGGCCTCTGGAGCGTCTTCGTAGGCACAGGAGCCGGAGTTTAGATGGAACTGATGATAGAGAACAAGAACCTGAATCTCTAGGTCATCCTAGGACTTGGATTATTGTTCCACCGCCGGGTCCTTTTGGCCTAGGCCAAGCAGGACCAACTTTTCCGCATGAAACCCCTGGACGCCCTGCTCTGGATCCAAGGAACTTCTTTTCCGGACCAGGACTAAATGAGTTGATAGATCAACTAACACAAAATGACAGGCCAGGAGTACCACCAGCTCCGGAGTCAACAATCGACGCAATTCCAACAGTAAAGATCACGGAATCGCATCTACGCAATGATTCGCAATGCCCAGTCTGTAAGGAAGAATTCAAGGTTGGTGAAGAGGCAAGAGAGTTGCCTTGTAACCATATATACCACAGTGATTGTATTGTGCCTTGGTTAAGGCTCCACAATACTTGCCCCGTTTGCCGCCATGAGTTGCCTGTCAGCAGTACTGATGAACAATCCAGCAATGACTGTTTCTCCGAACCCGAGGTTTCTTCCAGAAGAAGAGGTTGGAGGCTTAGGCAACTGGCTAGTAATTTGTGGCCTTTCCATTGGAGGCATCAGAGAATTAACCCAGAGACCTATGGAACTCCtg TTGAATCAAGGTCGCAGGGATGCTGTATTCTTTAG
- the LOC108482786 gene encoding dirigent protein 4-like, with product MKGTLMLTWILIIYLSQIVVQSQYYSEILPYDPEPVKVTNLHFYLHETLNGQNPTAVNIAQANITNNSSVPFATLAAVDDILKIGPEDNSEVIGNAQGLGLLLAGDTTTGVMYSDFGFTEGKFNGSSISIFSRNTIIEPGRKVAVVGGRGKFRMAKGFALLTTYFLNTTAVIIEFNVTVIHY from the coding sequence ATGAAAGGAACATTGATGTTGACTTGGATTCTAATCATCTACCTCTCCCAAATAGTAGTGCAGAGCCAATACTACTCGGAGATCCTACCCTATGATCCCGAGCCGGTCAAGGTCACCAATCTTCACTTCTATTTGCACGAAACTCTGAACGGTCAAAACCCAACAGCAGTGAACATAGCCCAAGCTAACATTACCAATAATTCATCAGTGCCATTTGCCACCCTAGCTGCCGTTGATGATATTCTCAAGATAGGTCCTGAGGATAACTCTGAGGTGATCGGAAATGCTCAGGGACTTGGACTCTTGCTTGCTGGAGATACAACAACCGGTGTGATGTACTCGGATTTCGGATTTACTGAGGGTAAGTTCAACGGCAGCTCTATAAGCATATTTTCAAGGAATACGATAATAGAGCCAGGACGTAAGGTTGCAGTGGTCGGAGGAAGAGGAAAATTCAGGATGGCAAAAGGGTTTGCACTGCTTACGACTTACTTTCTAAATACCACCGCTGTCATTATTGAATTTAATGTCACTGTAATCCATTACTAA
- the LOC108483429 gene encoding mitogen-activated protein kinase 19-like isoform X1, producing the protein MQPNQLKKDLKEMDFFTEYGDANRYRILEVIGKGSYGVVCAALDTHTGEKVAIKKIQDVFEHASDAIRILREVKLLRLLRHPDIVEIKRLMLPPSKREFKDIFVVFELMESDLHQVIKANDDLTREHHQFFLYQMLRAMKYMHTANVYHRDLKPKNILANANCKLKICDFGLARVAFSDTPTTVFWTDYVATRWYRAPELCGSFSSKYTPAIDIWSIGCIFAEVLTGKPLFAGKSVVHQLELITDLLGTPSAETISGVRNDKARKYLSEMSKKLPVPFSKKFPNADPLAVQLLQRLLAFDPKDRPTAAEALADPYFKGLAKIEREPSCQPISKLEFEFERRRLTKEDIRELLYREILEYHPQLLKDYINGNEGPNFLYPSAIGQFRKQFAYLEENGGRSAPVFPLERKHVSLPRSTVHSNTNTQSTSVLCENQRVKDEASRRETDTIAGYPKTAARPPPRVPSAKPGRIVGSVVPYENGKNTKDGFDSKIFYRHAVLPPQNISPHCFYRTTTKHQEKSGIQPQFTMVAKPAPGMVVDINNHLYYHPETKCDQLTDRLPIDAKLLHAQTQFGAVGAAAVAVAAHRNVGTVQYGLS; encoded by the exons ATGCAGCCAAATCAGTTGAAGAAG GACCTGAAAGAGATGGACTTTTTCACTGAATATGGGGATGCAAACAGGTATAGGATTCTTGAAGTTATTGGGAAGGGAAGCTATGGAGTTGTTTGTGCAGCACTTGACACGCATACTGGGGAGAAAGTGGCAATAAAGAAAATACAAGATGTATTTGAGCATGCATCTGATGCTATAAGGATTTTACGAGAAGTCAAGCTGCTTAGACTTCTTAGACATCCTGATATAGTAGAAATTAAGCGATTAATGTTGCCACCATCAAAGAGGGAATTCAAAGACATATTTGTTGTTTTTGAGCTCATGGAGTCTGATCTTCACCAAGTCATAAAAGCTAATGATGATTTAACACGTGAACACCACCAGTTTTTCCTTTACCAAATGCTTCGTGCGATGAAATACATGCATACAG CTAATGTGTACCATCGTGACCTTAAACCGAAGAATATACTGGCAAACGCGAATTGTAAACTTAAAATTTGTGACTTTGGGCTAGCAAGAGTTGCATTCAGTGACACCCCGACTACAGTCTTCTGGACG GACTATGTTGCTACACGATGGTATAGGGCTCCTGAGCTGTGTGGATCTTTTTCTTCTAAG TATACACCTGCTATCGATATTTGGAGCATCGGCTGCATCTTTGCTGAGGTGTTGACAGGGAAGCCCCTATTTGCTGGAAAAAGCGTTGTTCATCAATTAGAATTGATCACCGATCTTTTGGGGACACCTTCAGCAGAAACCATATCTGGA GTTCGAAATGACAAAGCAAGAAAATACTTGTCAGAAATGTCGAAAAAACTCCCCGTTCCATTTTCAAAGAAATTCCCTAATGCAGACCCATTAGCAGTGCAGCTATTGCAGAGGCTGTTAGCATTTGATCCCAAGGACCGGCCAACTGCTGCGGAG GCATTAGCTGATCCTTACTTCAAAGGCTTGGCTAAAATTGAGAGGGAACCTTCTTGTCAGCCAATCTCGAAATTAGAGTTTGAGTTTGAGAGGCGAAGGTTGACAAAGGAGGACATTAGAGAATTGCTTTACCGGGAGATACTAGAATATCATCCTCAGCTGCTCAAAGACTATATAAATGGAAACGAAGGACCCAATTTTCTCTATCCAAG TGCCATTGGTCAATTCAGAAAGCAGTTTGCATACCTTGAGGAAAACGGTGGTAGAAGCGCACCAGTTTTCCCTCTGGAGAGGAAGCACGTGTCCCTCCCAAG GTCTACAGTTCATTCAAACACTAATACGCAGTCAACTTCGGTTTTGTGTGAGAACCAACGAGTTAAAGATGAGGCTTCCAGAAGGGAAACAGATACTATTGCTGGTTATCCGAAGACTGCTGCACGGCCACCGCCTAGGGTGCCATCAG CTAAACCAGGGAGAATCGTTGGATCTGTCGTACCATACGAGAACGGGAAAAACACTAAAGATGGTTTCGATTCTAAAATCTTTTACAGACACGCAGTACTTCCTCCGCAGAACATCTCCCCCCATTGTTTCTACCGAACCACCACCAAACATCAAGAGAAATCCGGAATACAACCTCAGTTTACTATGGTGGCAAAACCAGCCCCAGGAATGGTAGTCGACATTAACAACCACCTCTATTACCATCCAGAAACCAAGTGTGACCAATTAACTGATAGATTACCGATCGATGCAAAACTTCTACACGCACAAACCCAGTTTGGTGCAGTCGGTGCTGCTGCGGTGGCTGTAGCCGCCCACAGGAATGTTGGGACAGTTCAATACGGGTTGTCTTAA
- the LOC108482865 gene encoding E3 ubiquitin-protein ligase RZF1 isoform X1: MYDNICCFQCDDFVNLNQINQNRRKASENEKKKMSLSPPRARVNGAAPGRNYRLYWCYHCHQSVRIASTNPSEIVCPRCFGRFVCEMEINRPRMVVDFTAFDPSPEARLLEALSLIMDPPIRLFSLGNSDSQESRGRPWLRRRNNLLESEGENRPLERLRRHRSRSLDGTDDREQEPESLGHPRTWIIVPPPGPFGLGQAGPTFPHETPGRPALDPRNFFSGPGLNELIDQLTQNDRPGVPPAPESTIDAIPTVKITESHLRNDSQCPVCKEEFKVGEEARELPCNHIYHSDCIVPWLRLHNTCPVCRHELPVSSTDEQSSNDCFSEPEVSSRRRGWRLRQLASNLWPFHWRHQRINPETYGTPAVESRSQGCCIL; encoded by the exons ATGTATGATAATATATGTTGTTTCCAATGTGATGATTTCGTAAACCTCAACCAAATCAATCAAAACAGGAGAAAAGCATCTGAAAACGAGAAGAAGAAGATGTCTCTAAGCCCACCTAGAGCAAGGGTCAATGGTGCGGCCCCTGGGAGGAACTACCGGCTTTACTGGTGCTACCACTGCCATCAATCTGTCCGGATTGCTTCTACAAATCCGTCGGAGATTGTCTGCCCTCGATGTTTTGGGCGGTTTGTTTGCGAGATGGAAATCAACAGGCCTAGGATGGTTGTTGATTTCACTGCTTTTGATCCATCCCCTGAAGCTCGTCTGTTGGAAGCACTCTCTCTTATTATGGATCCTCCTATCAGGCTATTCAGTCTTGGTAATTCTGATAGCCAAGAATCTCGGGGCAGGCCTTGGTTGAGACGTCGGAACAACTTACTAGAATCCGAAGGTGAAAATCGGCCTCTGGAGCGTCTTCGTAGGCACAGGAGCCGGAGTTTAGATGGAACTGATGATAGAGAACAAGAACCTGAATCTCTAGGTCATCCTAGGACTTGGATTATTGTTCCACCGCCGGGTCCTTTTGGCCTAGGCCAAGCAGGACCAACTTTTCCGCATGAAACCCCTGGACGCCCTGCTCTGGATCCAAGGAACTTCTTTTCCGGACCAGGACTAAATGAGTTGATAGATCAACTAACACAAAATGACAGGCCAGGAGTACCACCAGCTCCGGAGTCAACAATCGACGCAATTCCAACAGTAAAGATCACGGAATCGCATCTACGCAATGATTCGCAATGCCCAGTCTGTAAGGAAGAATTCAAGGTTGGTGAAGAGGCAAGAGAGTTGCCTTGTAACCATATATACCACAGTGATTGTATTGTGCCTTGGTTAAGGCTCCACAATACTTGCCCCGTTTGCCGCCATGAGTTGCCTGTCAGCAGTACTGATGAACAATCCAGCAATGACTGTTTCTCCGAACCCGAGGTTTCTTCCAGAAGAAGAGGTTGGAGGCTTAGGCAACTGGCTAGTAATTTGTGGCCTTTCCATTGGAGGCATCAGAGAATTAACCCAGAGACCTATGGAACTCCtg CAGTTGAATCAAGGTCGCAGGGATGCTGTATTCTTTAG